From the Dehalococcoidia bacterium genome, one window contains:
- a CDS encoding DUF47 family protein encodes MPRIPFIPRNERFYELLHDSARNLLVAAEALVDLMQHFQNVEMKTGHLAELEHNGDNITHSIVRLLHKTFVTPIEREDIALLAERMDDVMDFVEGAGMAMCLYNIKEPTQRAVDMADIIRLMAVNVEQAINRLGKRGGLREILPYCVEINRLENVADDIFRKATAELFEDEVTPVEIIKWREIYDQLEEATDRAEDVANVLEGIVLRHA; translated from the coding sequence ATGCCTAGAATCCCCTTCATTCCCCGGAACGAACGCTTCTACGAACTGCTCCACGACAGCGCTAGGAACCTGCTCGTGGCCGCGGAAGCGCTCGTCGACCTCATGCAGCACTTCCAGAACGTCGAGATGAAGACCGGTCACCTCGCGGAGCTGGAGCACAACGGCGACAACATCACCCACTCGATCGTCAGACTGCTGCACAAGACATTCGTCACCCCGATCGAGAGGGAGGATATCGCCCTGCTCGCCGAGCGGATGGACGACGTGATGGACTTCGTCGAGGGCGCGGGCATGGCGATGTGCCTCTACAATATCAAGGAGCCGACGCAACGTGCCGTCGATATGGCGGACATTATCCGGCTGATGGCGGTCAACGTGGAGCAGGCGATCAACCGGCTGGGCAAGCGGGGCGGACTCCGGGAGATCCTGCCCTACTGCGTCGAAATCAACCGGCTGGAAAACGTGGCCGACGATATCTTTCGCAAGGCCACCGCCGAACTGTTCGAGGACGAGGTCACGCCGGTCGAGATCATCAAGTGGCGCGAGATATATGACCAGCTCGAAGAGGCGACAGACCGCGCCGAGGACGTCGCCAACGTCCTCGAGGGGATTGTGTTGAGGCATGCTTAG
- a CDS encoding inorganic phosphate transporter: MVIIMLFEAVNGWTDAPNAIATVVSTRVLHPIAAVAMAAVFNLVGALSGTAVAATIGSGIVDIQVVTLETVAASALAVVIWSTFAWYFGLPTSESHGLVAAIAGAGMATAGVDALLWSGWQKVFTGLGAAVIAGALGGFLMMTLLLWLLRRSSSWLARRIFGPMQIFSAAFMAWSHGTADGQKAMGVMAMALAIYYDREFTVPIWVILLAATVMGLSTALGGWRIIRTLGMRLTSLQPVHGFAAETSAALTITVSARFGIPLSTTHTIGSAIMGVGATRRLSAVRWGIAQNIVMAWILTFPVCFGLGWLLTLLFP, from the coding sequence ATGGTAATAATCATGCTGTTCGAGGCCGTGAACGGCTGGACGGACGCGCCCAACGCCATCGCGACCGTAGTCTCGACCCGCGTCCTCCATCCCATCGCGGCTGTGGCTATGGCCGCGGTCTTCAACCTTGTCGGCGCCCTCTCGGGGACGGCCGTAGCGGCGACCATCGGCTCGGGGATCGTGGACATCCAGGTCGTGACGCTGGAGACGGTGGCGGCGTCGGCGCTCGCGGTTGTCATCTGGAGCACTTTCGCCTGGTACTTCGGTCTCCCCACGAGCGAGAGCCACGGCCTCGTTGCCGCCATCGCCGGCGCGGGCATGGCGACGGCGGGAGTCGACGCGCTGCTATGGAGCGGCTGGCAGAAGGTGTTCACCGGTCTCGGCGCAGCTGTGATAGCGGGCGCGCTCGGAGGCTTCCTGATGATGACCCTCCTTCTCTGGCTGCTCCGCCGGTCGAGCTCATGGCTGGCGCGGCGCATCTTCGGCCCGATGCAGATCTTCTCCGCCGCGTTCATGGCCTGGAGCCACGGCACCGCCGACGGCCAAAAGGCCATGGGCGTGATGGCGATGGCCCTCGCTATCTACTACGATAGGGAATTCACCGTGCCCATCTGGGTCATCCTGCTGGCCGCGACGGTGATGGGACTGAGCACGGCCCTCGGCGGCTGGCGCATCATCCGCACACTCGGCATGCGGCTCACCAGCCTCCAGCCCGTGCACGGCTTCGCAGCCGAGACGTCCGCCGCCCTGACGATTACGGTAAGCGCCCGCTTCGGCATTCCCTTGAGCACAACGCACACCATCGGCTCGGCGATTATGGGCGTGGGCGCCACGAGACGGCTTTCGGCGGTGCGCTGGGGGATCGCCCAGAACATCGTGATGGCGTGGATACTTACGTTCCCCGTCTGCTTCGGCCTCGGCTGGCTGCTGACTCTGCTCTTCCCCTAG
- a CDS encoding glutamine amidotransferase: MKLYVAHLYPRLMNLYGDRGNMICLRHRCRERRIDLEVDELDLGDRLDPKRYDLIFMGGGQDREQRRVAPDLLNVKGEAIREAVEEGVTALAVCGGYQLFARYYHPASGDDLPGLGIFDAWTEHPGEDAPRCIGNVVAEWRGGTLVGFENHGGRTYLGAGAEPLARVRVGFGNNGEDGTEGAVYKNAHGTYLHGSLLPKNPRFADHLLLLALRRRHGEVELAPLDDCLEEAAHAAAVRVASARR, translated from the coding sequence GTGAAGCTCTACGTCGCGCACCTCTACCCCCGGCTGATGAACCTCTACGGCGATCGCGGCAACATGATCTGCCTGCGCCATCGCTGCCGGGAGCGAAGGATCGATCTGGAGGTCGACGAGCTGGACCTGGGGGACCGGCTCGACCCGAAGCGGTACGACCTCATCTTCATGGGCGGCGGGCAGGACCGCGAACAGCGACGGGTCGCGCCCGACCTGCTTAACGTGAAGGGGGAAGCGATACGCGAGGCCGTCGAAGAGGGAGTGACAGCGCTCGCCGTCTGCGGCGGCTACCAGTTGTTTGCCCGCTACTATCACCCGGCAAGCGGCGACGACCTGCCCGGCCTGGGCATCTTCGACGCCTGGACGGAGCACCCGGGCGAGGACGCCCCCCGCTGCATCGGCAACGTGGTAGCGGAATGGCGGGGCGGGACGCTCGTCGGCTTCGAGAACCACGGCGGACGCACCTACCTGGGCGCGGGCGCCGAGCCGCTGGCGCGCGTGAGGGTGGGGTTCGGGAACAACGGCGAAGACGGGACGGAAGGGGCGGTATACAAGAACGCGCACGGCACCTATCTCCACGGCTCGCTCCTGCCCAAGAACCCGCGCTTCGCCGACCACCTGCTGCTGCTGGCGCTCAGGCGGCGTCACGGCGAGGTGGAGCTTGCGCCCCTGGACGATTGTCTGGAGGAGGCCGCGCACGCAGCGGCGGTGCGGGTGGCTTCAGCGCGGCGATAG
- a CDS encoding MurT ligase domain-containing protein, with protein sequence MSVTPRTVAAIWAGKAAGAASRILRRGGGTALPGLVAERLDPRLVERLGGQLGLGSVIVTGTNGKTTTAHMLSSVARAAGYRPLHNRTGSNLMRGIATALLADAGLAGSLPDADKRLGVFEVDEATLPQAVAALSPRALVFTNLFRDQLDRYGEVDSIAARWRATLKAAPPSTTVVLNSDDPSVAALEAVARGPVLLYGVEDAAAALSEPEHAADSRWCAGCGLEYQYEMVFYGHIGHWRCPGCSLLRREPEVRAESVRFDPAGETTLEAATPAGRATLVFKLGGLYNVYNALGAVAAALALHLPLDAVEKGIAQVAAAFGRQERFEVDGRQVQVLLAKNPTGLNQVLRMLAALPGGKHVLLLLNDDIADGRDVSWIWDADFELMTADTVWTVASGRRAEDLALRLKYAGLPHDLPVVKDAEDALDLALREMTPKDTLYVIPTYTAMLEVREILAKRGRTGHYWEENG encoded by the coding sequence GTGTCCGTAACCCCCAGAACAGTGGCCGCGATATGGGCCGGCAAGGCGGCGGGAGCAGCGAGCCGCATCCTGCGCAGGGGCGGCGGCACCGCTCTCCCCGGCCTCGTCGCCGAGAGGCTCGACCCGCGCCTCGTCGAGCGCCTCGGCGGACAGCTCGGGCTGGGCTCCGTCATCGTCACCGGCACCAACGGCAAGACGACGACCGCCCACATGCTGAGCAGCGTCGCGCGCGCCGCCGGGTACCGCCCTCTGCACAACCGCACCGGCTCCAACCTCATGCGCGGCATCGCCACCGCCCTTCTCGCAGACGCGGGCCTCGCCGGTTCGCTCCCCGACGCCGACAAACGGTTGGGCGTGTTCGAGGTCGATGAGGCGACGCTTCCACAGGCCGTCGCTGCCCTCTCCCCGCGCGCGCTCGTCTTCACCAATCTCTTCCGCGACCAGCTCGACCGCTACGGCGAGGTCGATTCCATTGCCGCCCGCTGGCGCGCCACCCTCAAGGCGGCGCCGCCGTCGACCACCGTCGTCCTCAACTCCGACGACCCGTCCGTCGCCGCGCTGGAGGCCGTGGCGCGTGGCCCCGTGCTGCTGTACGGCGTCGAAGACGCGGCCGCCGCCCTCTCCGAGCCGGAGCACGCCGCGGACTCCCGCTGGTGCGCCGGATGCGGCCTCGAGTACCAGTACGAGATGGTGTTCTACGGTCACATCGGCCACTGGCGCTGCCCCGGCTGCAGCCTCCTCCGGCGCGAACCCGAAGTGCGCGCGGAAAGCGTCCGCTTCGACCCCGCGGGCGAGACCACGCTCGAAGCCGCGACGCCGGCCGGCCGCGCGACCCTCGTCTTCAAGCTGGGCGGACTCTACAACGTTTACAATGCCCTCGGCGCCGTCGCCGCCGCCCTCGCCCTCCACCTCCCCCTCGACGCCGTCGAAAAGGGGATCGCTCAGGTGGCCGCCGCCTTCGGCCGTCAGGAGCGCTTCGAAGTCGACGGCAGGCAGGTGCAGGTGCTGCTGGCCAAGAACCCGACGGGACTCAACCAGGTGCTGCGCATGCTGGCGGCGCTTCCCGGCGGCAAGCACGTCCTCCTTCTCCTGAACGATGACATCGCCGACGGCCGCGACGTCTCCTGGATATGGGACGCCGACTTCGAGCTGATGACGGCGGATACGGTCTGGACGGTCGCATCAGGAAGACGGGCGGAAGACCTGGCGCTGCGCCTGAAATACGCCGGCCTCCCGCACGACCTGCCGGTGGTGAAGGACGCGGAGGACGCGCTCGACCTGGCCCTCAGGGAGATGACACCGAAAGATACCCTGTACGTGATACCCACGTACACGGCGATGCTGGAGGTGCGCGAAATCCTGGCAAAGCGGGGCCGGACCGGCCACTACTGGGAGGAAAACGGGTGA
- a CDS encoding site-2 protease family protein: MRTSIPLVRLMGVPIRLNLSWFITFGFVILLLSSQVYPEWLPGVSAPVHWLLGVASGLLFFACILLHELAHSLVARAYGIPVKGITLFVFGGVAQISKEAGRPLVEFLMALAGPAMSMALAAVFLGTGLLIGLEGEKPFTVMWEWLLLMNVGVALFNMAPGFPLDGGRVLRSVLWGVIGDYRRATFFASWCGRIMAYALIFVGLISIFRAGWLSPGAGLWFMFLGIFLEGAARQSWQQTQVLDFLRNHKAANIMSRDITAVPPWLSLDEAVRRNGENLASMCLFVTENERVVGILCQEQLRRVPRDRWQEVTVRAAMKPSEEVVTVDRWADCAAMVQLIDAEEQRHLPVVEQGRLVAVVSREAILRLLLAKRVLR; encoded by the coding sequence ATGAGAACGTCGATTCCGCTCGTGCGGCTAATGGGGGTGCCCATCCGCCTGAACCTGTCGTGGTTCATCACTTTCGGCTTTGTCATCCTGCTGCTGTCGAGCCAGGTGTACCCGGAGTGGCTGCCTGGCGTAAGCGCGCCCGTTCACTGGCTGCTGGGTGTTGCCAGCGGACTCCTGTTCTTCGCCTGCATCCTCCTCCACGAGCTCGCTCACAGCCTTGTGGCGCGCGCCTACGGCATTCCCGTCAAAGGCATAACGCTCTTCGTCTTCGGCGGCGTGGCGCAGATAAGCAAAGAGGCGGGCAGGCCGCTGGTCGAGTTTCTGATGGCGCTCGCCGGCCCGGCGATGAGCATGGCGCTGGCAGCCGTCTTCCTGGGCACGGGCCTGCTCATCGGCCTGGAAGGCGAAAAGCCTTTCACCGTTATGTGGGAGTGGCTGTTGCTGATGAACGTGGGCGTCGCCCTGTTCAACATGGCGCCCGGCTTCCCGCTCGACGGTGGCCGCGTGCTTCGTTCCGTCCTCTGGGGCGTTATCGGCGATTACCGGCGCGCTACCTTCTTCGCCTCCTGGTGCGGCCGCATTATGGCCTACGCCCTCATCTTCGTAGGACTCATCTCCATCTTCCGGGCCGGCTGGCTCTCGCCGGGGGCCGGGCTCTGGTTCATGTTCCTCGGCATCTTCCTGGAGGGGGCGGCCCGTCAGAGCTGGCAGCAGACGCAGGTGCTCGACTTCCTCCGGAACCACAAGGCGGCGAACATCATGTCGCGCGACATCACAGCCGTGCCGCCGTGGCTCTCGCTCGATGAAGCGGTGCGGCGGAACGGCGAGAATCTTGCCTCGATGTGCCTCTTTGTGACCGAGAACGAGCGGGTGGTCGGCATCCTCTGCCAGGAGCAGCTCCGGCGAGTGCCGCGCGACCGCTGGCAAGAGGTCACGGTCCGGGCGGCCATGAAGCCCTCGGAGGAGGTCGTGACCGTCGACCGGTGGGCGGACTGCGCCGCCATGGTGCAACTGATAGATGCGGAGGAGCAACGACACCTGCCGGTGGTGGAGCAGGGACGCCTGGTGGCCGTGGTCAGCCGGGAGGCGATATTGCGGCTGCTGCTGGCGAAGCGCGTCCTTCGCTGA
- a CDS encoding heavy metal translocating P-type ATPase, which translates to MSAKTERTTIPIEGMHCASCVLRVEESLRAVPGVCDVAVNLATEQATVRYDPATPAESLYRAIERAGYRPRPQTLATPEAQAEARAREERSLWRKFLFAGVTGALLLLLSQFQRIPLLSDLPMGAVNVASFLLATPVQFWAGWQFYTGAWGRARHFSADMNTLIAVGTSAAYFYSVFATFAPGLFESADLTADVYYDTAAVIIALILMGRHLEAKAKGRTSAAIRRLIGLQARTARVLRNGQETDVPVEDVIVGDIVVVRPGEKIPVDGVVLEGRSAVDESMITGESIPVEKNAGDEVIGATINKTGSFRFRAERVGKDSVLAQIVHLVEEAQGSKAPIQRLADVVAGYFVPAVIGVAAATFVIWAIWGPAPALTFALLNAVAVLIIACPCALGLATPTAIMVGTGKGAENGILIRGGEALETAYKIDAVILDKTGTVTSGAPALTDIVAGDGWREDDLLRLAASVERSSEHPLGEAVVAAAQSRGVQMVEAREFAALPGLGVQAEVDGRTVLLGNLKLMRESGLLTSASTDSDGIERAGERLASEGKTSMFVAVDGRPAGVIAVADTVKPGAAEAVARMKAMSLEVAMLTGDNRQTAEAVARQVGVDRVLAEVLPQDKAREVRRLQDEGKLVAMVGDGINDAPALAQADVGIAIGTGTDVALEASDITLIRGDLAGVPTALALSQRTMQTIKQNLFWAFFYNIILIPVAAGILYPLLSRTGVPAPLEPFFGEYGFLNPVLAAGAMALSSVSVMTNSLRLRGFRLDSHKQ; encoded by the coding sequence ATGAGCGCTAAGACCGAACGCACGACCATTCCCATCGAGGGGATGCACTGCGCCTCCTGCGTCCTCCGCGTCGAAGAGTCGCTGCGCGCGGTGCCCGGCGTCTGCGATGTCGCCGTGAACCTGGCGACCGAACAGGCGACCGTCCGCTACGACCCGGCGACGCCCGCCGAGAGCCTGTATCGCGCAATCGAGCGCGCGGGCTACCGTCCGAGGCCGCAGACGCTCGCGACGCCCGAAGCCCAGGCCGAGGCGCGCGCCCGCGAGGAGCGGTCGTTGTGGCGCAAGTTCCTCTTCGCAGGCGTCACCGGCGCCCTCTTGCTCCTGCTGAGCCAGTTTCAGCGCATCCCCCTTCTCTCCGACCTGCCGATGGGCGCGGTCAACGTCGCGTCCTTCCTGCTTGCGACGCCCGTCCAGTTCTGGGCCGGCTGGCAGTTCTACACCGGCGCCTGGGGCCGCGCGCGCCACTTCTCCGCCGACATGAACACGCTCATCGCCGTCGGCACCAGCGCCGCCTACTTCTACAGCGTCTTCGCTACCTTCGCGCCCGGCCTCTTCGAGTCAGCCGATCTCACCGCTGACGTTTACTACGACACCGCCGCCGTGATCATCGCCCTCATCCTCATGGGGCGCCACCTGGAAGCGAAGGCGAAGGGACGCACCTCGGCCGCTATCAGGCGCCTCATCGGCCTCCAGGCGAGGACCGCCCGCGTCCTGCGTAACGGACAGGAGACGGACGTCCCGGTCGAAGACGTCATCGTCGGCGACATCGTCGTCGTCCGGCCGGGCGAGAAGATACCGGTGGACGGCGTCGTGCTCGAAGGACGCTCCGCCGTCGACGAGTCGATGATCACCGGCGAGAGCATTCCCGTGGAGAAGAACGCCGGCGACGAGGTCATCGGCGCGACGATAAACAAGACGGGGAGCTTCCGCTTTCGCGCCGAGCGCGTGGGGAAGGACAGTGTCCTGGCGCAGATCGTTCACCTCGTTGAAGAGGCGCAGGGCTCGAAGGCGCCCATCCAGCGCCTCGCCGACGTGGTGGCGGGCTACTTCGTCCCCGCCGTGATCGGCGTCGCCGCCGCAACGTTCGTCATCTGGGCCATCTGGGGGCCGGCGCCCGCCCTCACCTTCGCCCTGCTGAACGCAGTGGCCGTGCTGATCATCGCCTGCCCCTGCGCCCTCGGGCTGGCCACTCCCACCGCGATCATGGTCGGCACCGGCAAAGGTGCCGAGAACGGCATACTTATCCGTGGCGGCGAAGCCCTCGAGACCGCCTACAAGATCGACGCCGTCATCCTCGACAAGACGGGCACCGTCACCTCCGGCGCGCCCGCTCTCACCGACATCGTCGCCGGCGACGGCTGGCGCGAAGACGACCTGCTGCGGCTGGCGGCGAGCGTGGAGCGCAGCTCCGAGCACCCGCTGGGCGAAGCGGTCGTCGCGGCGGCGCAGTCGAGGGGCGTCCAGATGGTGGAGGCGCGGGAGTTCGCCGCCCTCCCCGGGCTCGGCGTCCAGGCCGAAGTCGACGGCAGGACGGTGCTGCTGGGCAACCTGAAGCTGATGCGCGAAAGCGGACTCTTGACCAGCGCTTCCACGGATAGCGACGGCATAGAGCGCGCGGGGGAGCGGCTCGCCTCCGAGGGCAAGACATCGATGTTCGTCGCCGTCGATGGGCGGCCCGCCGGCGTCATCGCCGTCGCCGACACGGTGAAACCGGGCGCCGCCGAAGCCGTCGCGCGCATGAAGGCGATGAGCCTCGAGGTGGCGATGCTCACCGGCGACAACCGGCAGACCGCGGAAGCGGTCGCCCGCCAGGTGGGGGTCGACCGCGTGCTGGCGGAGGTGCTGCCGCAGGACAAGGCGCGCGAGGTGCGGCGCCTGCAGGACGAGGGCAAGCTCGTGGCAATGGTCGGCGACGGCATAAACGACGCCCCCGCCCTCGCTCAGGCGGATGTTGGCATCGCCATCGGCACGGGGACGGACGTCGCCCTCGAAGCGTCGGATATCACCCTCATACGCGGCGACCTGGCGGGCGTCCCGACGGCGCTAGCGCTGAGCCAGCGCACGATGCAGACCATCAAGCAGAACCTCTTCTGGGCCTTCTTCTACAACATCATCCTCATACCCGTTGCCGCGGGCATCCTTTACCCACTGCTGTCGCGCACGGGCGTGCCGGCGCCGCTGGAGCCCTTCTTCGGCGAGTACGGCTTCCTCAACCCGGTCCTCGCCGCGGGAGCGATGGCACTGAGCTCGGTCTCGGTCATGACGAATTCGTTGCGGCTGAGGGGGTTCCGGTTAGACTCTCATAAACAGTAG
- a CDS encoding metal-sensitive transcriptional regulator has translation MQDSVREKALKRLNYIDGHLHGIGRMIKEDAYCVDILKQSFAVRRALEKLETIMLEGHLRDCVVHGIRDGRERQVVDELLELYELANR, from the coding sequence ATGCAGGACTCGGTGCGCGAAAAGGCCCTCAAACGGCTCAACTACATCGACGGCCACCTCCACGGCATCGGACGCATGATCAAGGAGGACGCCTACTGCGTCGATATCCTCAAGCAGTCGTTCGCCGTGCGGCGCGCCCTCGAAAAGCTCGAAACGATCATGCTCGAAGGCCACCTGCGCGACTGCGTCGTCCACGGCATACGGGACGGGCGCGAACGCCAGGTGGTCGACGAGCTTCTAGAACTGTACGAACTCGCCAACAGATAG
- a CDS encoding thermonuclease family protein, translating into MRRRVCIFPLLTACLLLAVFGAGLQCTAGTAVHVVDGDTFHLRVDSPLNWGADCPVVAGQTYRVRLIGVDTPEVYGDVECYGPEASAYARSVLEGRVVCLMRDVSCTDFFGRLLAYVWVDTDSSNPGCETFLNGDLAYRGYANAASYPPDTLLLASLQASECDAYRHGRGMWSACPGLAPPPGCAP; encoded by the coding sequence GTGCGCCGCCGCGTCTGCATCTTTCCCCTGCTGACCGCCTGCCTGCTCCTCGCCGTCTTCGGGGCGGGACTTCAGTGCACGGCGGGAACGGCGGTGCACGTGGTCGACGGCGACACCTTCCATCTCCGCGTCGACTCGCCCCTCAACTGGGGCGCCGACTGCCCGGTCGTCGCCGGCCAGACGTACCGCGTGCGACTGATCGGCGTGGACACCCCCGAAGTCTACGGCGACGTCGAGTGCTACGGGCCGGAGGCGTCGGCCTACGCCCGGAGCGTGCTGGAGGGACGCGTCGTCTGCCTGATGCGCGACGTCTCGTGCACCGATTTCTTCGGCAGGCTCCTCGCCTACGTCTGGGTCGACACCGATTCGTCGAACCCCGGCTGTGAGACGTTCCTGAACGGCGACCTCGCGTACCGCGGCTACGCGAACGCGGCGTCGTACCCGCCGGATACGCTGCTCCTCGCATCGTTACAGGCATCGGAGTGCGACGCCTACCGGCATGGACGGGGGATGTGGAGCGCCTGTCCCGGCCTCGCGCCACCCCCCGGATGCGCCCCCTGA
- a CDS encoding zinc-ribbon domain-containing protein, which yields MAESASGGGGSSGAPAGEVSCSKCGTVNSPGTRFCSNCGAAL from the coding sequence ATTGCCGAGAGCGCGTCCGGCGGCGGGGGTTCGTCCGGAGCCCCCGCGGGCGAAGTATCGTGCTCCAAGTGCGGCACGGTGAACAGTCCCGGCACGCGCTTCTGCTCGAACTGCGGCGCCGCGCTGTAA
- a CDS encoding DUF933 domain-containing protein, translated as MQMAIIGLARSGKTTLFNALTHGHAPVGAFDGEAELHIGTYKVPDERLDRLAPVFKAKKVTHADIQYVDVPGGLAWRGGRGGGPSPQVQAALDRSESLVHVVRAFRNEAVPHPEGSVDPQRDIDTLDLELAFSDLGVIERRLERLDTAVRSARAGEREAGEHEMALLRRIKEGLEAGTPIRAQPLTKEELRSVANYNFLTAKPLLILLNIDEADVPQAAAIEEEARARRSGPSTAVAAACGTLEMELIDLSDEEEREFRADLGLGEAAAERISRLSFHLLDLIFFFTGNEDECRAWTVPRDTPAPRAAGKVHSDMERGFIRAEVIRWDELISYGSLAEARRHGALRGEGKGYHVQDGDVLHILFNV; from the coding sequence ATGCAGATGGCGATCATCGGGCTTGCCCGCTCAGGGAAGACGACCCTCTTCAACGCCCTGACGCACGGCCACGCGCCTGTCGGCGCCTTCGACGGCGAGGCCGAGCTGCACATCGGCACCTACAAGGTGCCCGACGAACGGCTCGACCGCCTGGCGCCCGTGTTCAAGGCCAAGAAGGTGACCCACGCCGATATCCAGTACGTCGACGTGCCGGGCGGACTGGCGTGGCGCGGCGGACGCGGCGGCGGCCCGTCGCCGCAGGTGCAGGCCGCCCTCGACCGCAGCGAGTCCCTCGTGCACGTGGTGCGCGCATTCCGCAACGAGGCGGTGCCCCATCCCGAGGGCTCCGTCGATCCTCAGCGGGACATCGATACGCTTGACCTCGAGCTGGCGTTCAGCGACCTCGGCGTCATCGAGCGGCGGCTGGAGCGGCTCGACACGGCCGTGCGGTCGGCGCGCGCGGGGGAGCGCGAGGCGGGCGAGCACGAGATGGCGCTCCTGCGGCGCATCAAGGAGGGACTCGAGGCGGGAACGCCCATCCGCGCGCAGCCGCTGACAAAGGAAGAGCTTCGCTCGGTGGCGAACTACAACTTCCTCACCGCCAAGCCGCTGCTCATCCTGCTGAACATCGACGAGGCGGACGTGCCGCAGGCGGCGGCAATCGAGGAGGAGGCGCGCGCGCGGCGCTCCGGGCCGTCGACGGCGGTAGCGGCGGCGTGCGGGACGCTGGAGATGGAACTCATCGATCTGTCGGACGAAGAGGAGCGGGAGTTTCGCGCCGATCTCGGCCTCGGCGAGGCAGCGGCGGAGCGCATCAGCCGTCTCTCCTTCCATCTTCTCGACCTCATTTTCTTCTTCACGGGGAACGAAGACGAGTGCCGCGCCTGGACGGTGCCCAGGGACACGCCGGCGCCCCGGGCGGCGGGAAAGGTGCACTCCGACATGGAACGCGGCTTCATCCGGGCGGAGGTCATCCGCTGGGACGAGTTGATTTCGTACGGCTCGCTGGCGGAGGCGCGGCGTCACGGGGCGCTGCGCGGCGAGGGCAAGGGCTACCACGTGCAGGACGGCGACGTGCTGCACATCCTCTTCAACGTTTAA